The following proteins come from a genomic window of Methylorubrum populi:
- the glpD gene encoding glycerol-3-phosphate dehydrogenase: MSNLFDLLVIGGGINGVGIARDASGRGLRVLLCERGDLAEHTSSASTKLIHGGLRYLEQYEFRLVREALAERERLMRLAPHIIWPLRFVLPHDAGLRPAWMLRLGLFLYDHLARLKALPRSETLRFDRTGVGAPLQPRLTRGFAYSDCWVEDSRLVVLNALDAAERGARIRTRTTVESARREGGAWTVTLYDAERRQRESVRARIVVNAAGPWVGETLLRTLSVEARPKVRLIKGSHIVVRRLYDGDQAYILQQPDRRIVFAIPYERDFTLIGTTDVAHEGGPGPVQISGEETRYLCACINRSFQRQIGPDDVVWSFSGLRPLYDDAAANASTVTRDYVLELDHDGPPVLSVFGGKITTYRRLAEHALDKLKPHIPDMKPAWTGGAPLPGGDMANADFDLFVKTLAARYPFLPEATVRRLARAYGTRAGHLLGEARAPSDLGEIFGGDLSAREVDYLVRHEWARLPDDILWRRSKLGLHMDREGVARLGRYLAAVPVASGAQRP, translated from the coding sequence GTGAGCAATCTTTTCGACCTCTTGGTCATCGGTGGCGGCATCAACGGCGTCGGCATCGCCCGCGACGCTTCGGGCCGGGGCCTGCGCGTGCTGCTGTGCGAGCGAGGCGATCTGGCCGAGCACACCTCTTCGGCCTCGACTAAGCTGATCCATGGCGGCCTGCGATACCTCGAGCAGTACGAGTTCCGGCTCGTGCGCGAGGCGCTGGCGGAGCGCGAGCGGCTGATGCGGCTCGCGCCGCACATCATCTGGCCGCTGCGCTTCGTCCTGCCGCACGATGCGGGCCTGCGCCCGGCCTGGATGCTGCGGCTGGGACTGTTCCTCTACGACCATCTCGCGCGCCTCAAGGCGCTGCCCCGCTCGGAGACGCTGCGCTTCGACCGAACCGGCGTCGGCGCACCGCTCCAGCCGCGGCTGACGCGGGGCTTCGCCTATTCCGATTGCTGGGTCGAGGACAGCCGCCTCGTCGTTCTGAACGCGCTCGATGCGGCCGAGCGCGGCGCGCGGATCCGCACCCGCACCACGGTGGAATCCGCCCGACGCGAGGGCGGCGCCTGGACCGTCACCCTCTACGATGCCGAGCGCCGGCAACGGGAGAGCGTGCGGGCCCGGATCGTCGTCAACGCGGCCGGTCCCTGGGTCGGCGAGACGCTGCTGCGCACGCTTTCCGTCGAGGCCCGCCCGAAGGTGCGCCTCATCAAGGGAAGCCACATCGTCGTGCGGCGGCTCTACGACGGGGATCAGGCCTACATCCTGCAGCAACCCGATCGGCGCATCGTCTTCGCCATCCCCTACGAGCGCGACTTCACCCTGATCGGCACCACCGACGTCGCGCACGAGGGCGGCCCCGGTCCCGTCCAGATCTCGGGCGAGGAGACGCGCTACCTCTGCGCCTGCATCAACCGCTCGTTCCAACGGCAGATCGGTCCGGACGACGTGGTCTGGAGTTTTTCGGGGCTGCGCCCGCTCTACGACGACGCGGCCGCGAACGCTTCGACGGTCACCCGCGACTACGTGCTGGAACTCGATCACGACGGGCCGCCGGTCCTCTCCGTGTTCGGGGGCAAGATCACGACCTACCGGCGGCTCGCCGAACATGCTCTGGATAAGTTGAAGCCCCATATTCCGGACATGAAGCCCGCTTGGACGGGCGGGGCACCCCTTCCCGGCGGCGACATGGCGAACGCCGATTTCGATCTGTTCGTGAAGACGCTTGCGGCTCGCTATCCCTTCCTGCCGGAGGCGACCGTGCGGCGCCTTGCCCGCGCCTACGGCACCCGCGCCGGCCACCTGCTCGGCGAGGCGCGCGCTCCGTCCGATCTCGGCGAAATCTTCGGGGGCGATCTCAGCGCCCGCGAGGTCGACTACCTCGTGCGACACGAGTGGGCCCGCCTGCCCGACGACATCCTCTGGCGCCGCTCGAAGCTCGGCCTCCACATGGATCGCGAGGGCGTCGCGCGGCTCGGGCGCTATCTCGCCGCCGTTCCGGTCGCGTCCGGCGCTCAGCGCCCGTAG
- a CDS encoding mannose-1-phosphate guanylyltransferase/mannose-6-phosphate isomerase — protein MAEADREKILPVILCGGSGTRLWPASRESMPKQFTPLVDPATSTFQATVRRVADGSVFAKPTVIASAESRFIVAEQLAQSGIGADILLEPERRDSAAAVAVAALYGARRGPGTVVLVMAADHVIEDAAAFARAAQEAALGARLGQIMTLGITPTRPATEYGYIRRGAAIPDAPDLHRVERFVEKPDSDGAERLIGEGALWNSGYFVFRADVMIAELEAYAPEVLEAARGALANAATDLDFVRLQAEAFARAPKTSIDYAVMERTTRAGVLAVSFAWSDVGTWDAVWQVLERDAQGNAVRGRVELVETTGSLVHSEGDGLTTVVGLDDVVVVATPDAVLVASKARSGKVKDLVGVLREKAHPEADAHRRMYRPWGWYQRIDIGERFQVKRIMVTPGGRLSLQKHFHRAEHWVVVKGTAEVTLNDRIILVHENEAVYLPIGSMHRLTNPGKIPLELIEVQVGSYTGEDDIIRLEDVYGR, from the coding sequence ATGGCCGAGGCGGACCGGGAAAAGATCCTGCCCGTGATCCTGTGCGGCGGCTCGGGCACGCGGCTGTGGCCGGCCTCGCGCGAGAGCATGCCCAAGCAGTTCACGCCGCTCGTGGATCCCGCGACCTCGACCTTCCAGGCGACCGTCCGCCGCGTCGCCGACGGGAGCGTGTTCGCCAAGCCGACCGTGATCGCTTCGGCCGAATCCCGCTTCATCGTCGCCGAGCAACTCGCGCAGAGCGGGATCGGTGCCGACATCCTGCTCGAACCCGAGCGGCGCGACTCCGCCGCCGCCGTGGCGGTGGCCGCCCTTTACGGCGCGCGCCGGGGGCCAGGGACGGTGGTGCTGGTGATGGCCGCCGATCACGTGATCGAGGATGCCGCCGCCTTCGCGCGCGCCGCGCAGGAGGCGGCGCTGGGCGCCCGGCTCGGCCAGATCATGACGCTCGGCATCACCCCGACCCGGCCGGCGACCGAGTACGGCTATATCCGCCGAGGCGCCGCCATCCCGGACGCACCCGATCTCCACCGGGTCGAACGCTTCGTGGAAAAACCCGACTCGGACGGCGCGGAGCGGCTGATCGGGGAGGGCGCCCTGTGGAACTCGGGCTACTTCGTGTTCCGGGCCGACGTCATGATCGCCGAGTTGGAGGCCTACGCGCCGGAGGTGCTGGAAGCCGCCCGCGGGGCGCTCGCGAACGCCGCGACCGATCTCGACTTCGTGCGGCTCCAGGCCGAGGCCTTCGCGCGCGCGCCAAAGACATCGATCGACTACGCGGTGATGGAGCGCACGACCCGGGCCGGCGTGCTCGCGGTCTCCTTCGCTTGGTCGGATGTCGGCACCTGGGACGCGGTCTGGCAGGTGCTGGAGCGCGACGCGCAGGGCAACGCCGTGCGCGGCCGCGTCGAGCTGGTGGAGACGACGGGCAGCCTCGTCCACAGCGAGGGCGACGGGCTCACCACCGTCGTCGGGCTCGACGACGTCGTGGTGGTCGCGACCCCGGACGCGGTGCTGGTCGCCTCGAAAGCGCGGTCGGGCAAGGTCAAGGATCTCGTCGGCGTGCTGCGCGAGAAGGCGCATCCGGAGGCCGATGCCCATCGCCGGATGTACCGGCCCTGGGGCTGGTATCAGCGCATCGATATCGGCGAGCGCTTCCAGGTGAAGCGGATCATGGTGACGCCGGGCGGGCGGCTCTCGCTGCAGAAGCACTTCCACCGGGCCGAGCACTGGGTGGTGGTGAAGGGCACGGCGGAGGTGACGCTCAACGACCGGATCATCCTCGTGCACGAGAACGAGGCGGTCTACCTGCCGATCGGCTCGATGCACCGGCTGACCAACCCCGGAAAGATCCCGCTCGAACTGATCGAGGTGCAGGTCGGCTCCTATACCGGCGAGGACGACATCATCCGCTTGGAGGATGTCTACGGGCGCTGA
- the scpA gene encoding methylmalonyl-CoA mutase translates to MSSRIPDFASVAYAADGFKAPPPPAGEPWMTPEGIPVKGFYGPEDREGCEGIDSFPGLPPYLRGPYPAMYVTQPWTIRQYAGFSTAEDSNAFYRRNLAAGQKGLSVAFDLATHRGYDSDHPRVSGDVGMAGVAIDSIYDMRTLFSGIPLDEMTVSMTMNGAVLPVLALYIVAAEEQGVPPEKLAGTIQNDILKEFMVRNTYIYPPKGSMRIISDIFGYTSKNMPKFNSISISGYHMQEAGATQDLELAYTLADGVEYIKAGLAAGLTIDQFAPRLSFFWAIGMNFFMEIAKMRAARLIWAKLVKEFEPKSDKSLPLRTHSQTSGWSLTAQDVFNNVTRTCIEAMAATQGGTQSLHTNALDEALALPTDFSARIARNTQLFLQQESGTTRIIDPWGGSYYVERLTRDIAARAWEHIREVEALGGMAKAIEAGIPKLRIEEAAARAQARIDSGRQTIVGINKYKPDDEMKIDLLRVDNADVRAKQIDKLKRLRAERNQADVDAALAALTKAADGEGNLLELAVNAARAKATVGEISEALEKAWGRHRAEIRSISGVYKREVGGMSPVVEKVRGLVEAFEENDGRRPRILVAKMGQDGHDRGQKVIASAFADLGFDVDIGPLFATPDEAARQAVENDVHIVGVSSLAAGHLTLVPELKAALKAEGRDDVMIVVGGVIPPGDYDALYAAGASAIFPPGTVIAEAAVKLLGELNDRLGYGERQAAE, encoded by the coding sequence ATGAGCTCCCGGATCCCCGATTTCGCCTCCGTCGCCTACGCGGCCGACGGCTTCAAGGCGCCGCCTCCGCCGGCCGGGGAGCCGTGGATGACGCCCGAGGGCATTCCGGTGAAGGGCTTCTACGGCCCCGAGGATCGGGAGGGGTGCGAGGGGATCGACTCGTTCCCCGGCCTGCCGCCCTATCTTCGTGGCCCCTATCCGGCGATGTACGTCACCCAGCCCTGGACGATCCGGCAATATGCCGGCTTCTCCACCGCCGAGGATTCGAATGCCTTCTACCGGCGCAATCTCGCGGCGGGCCAGAAGGGCCTCTCGGTCGCCTTCGACCTCGCCACCCACCGCGGCTACGATTCGGACCACCCGCGCGTCTCGGGCGATGTCGGCATGGCGGGCGTCGCGATCGACTCGATCTACGACATGCGCACGCTGTTCTCCGGCATCCCGCTGGACGAGATGACCGTGTCGATGACGATGAACGGCGCGGTGCTGCCCGTCCTCGCCCTCTACATCGTCGCGGCCGAGGAGCAGGGCGTGCCGCCCGAAAAGCTCGCCGGCACGATCCAGAACGACATCCTGAAAGAGTTCATGGTCCGCAACACCTACATCTATCCCCCCAAGGGATCGATGCGGATCATCTCCGATATCTTCGGCTACACCTCGAAGAACATGCCGAAGTTCAACTCGATCTCGATCTCCGGCTACCATATGCAGGAGGCCGGGGCGACGCAGGACCTCGAACTCGCCTACACGCTCGCCGACGGCGTCGAGTACATCAAGGCGGGGCTCGCCGCGGGCCTGACCATCGACCAGTTCGCACCGCGCCTGTCGTTCTTCTGGGCGATCGGGATGAACTTCTTCATGGAGATCGCCAAGATGCGGGCCGCGCGCCTGATCTGGGCGAAGCTCGTCAAGGAGTTCGAGCCCAAGAGCGACAAGTCTCTGCCGCTGCGCACGCATTCGCAGACCAGCGGATGGTCGCTGACCGCGCAGGACGTGTTCAACAACGTCACCCGCACCTGCATCGAGGCGATGGCGGCGACGCAGGGCGGCACCCAGTCGCTCCACACCAACGCGCTCGACGAGGCTCTGGCACTGCCCACTGACTTTTCGGCCCGCATCGCCCGCAACACCCAGCTCTTCCTGCAACAGGAGAGCGGCACGACGCGGATCATCGATCCGTGGGGCGGCTCCTACTATGTCGAGCGGCTGACCCGGGACATCGCTGCGCGGGCCTGGGAGCATATCCGCGAGGTCGAGGCGCTCGGCGGCATGGCCAAGGCGATCGAGGCCGGCATCCCGAAGCTGCGCATCGAGGAGGCGGCCGCCCGCGCCCAGGCGCGGATCGATTCCGGCCGCCAGACCATCGTCGGCATCAACAAGTACAAACCCGATGACGAGATGAAGATCGACTTGCTTCGCGTCGACAATGCCGACGTGCGCGCCAAGCAGATCGACAAGCTCAAGCGCCTGCGCGCCGAGCGCAACCAGGCCGATGTCGATGCGGCGCTGGCCGCGCTGACGAAGGCCGCGGACGGCGAGGGCAACCTGCTCGAACTGGCGGTGAACGCCGCGCGGGCCAAGGCCACGGTCGGCGAGATCTCGGAGGCGCTGGAGAAGGCGTGGGGCCGTCACCGCGCCGAGATCCGCTCGATCTCGGGCGTGTACAAGCGGGAGGTGGGCGGCATGTCGCCGGTGGTGGAGAAGGTCCGCGGCCTCGTCGAGGCCTTCGAGGAGAATGACGGGCGGCGCCCGCGCATCCTGGTCGCCAAGATGGGCCAGGATGGGCACGACCGCGGCCAGAAGGTGATCGCCTCGGCGTTTGCCGATCTCGGCTTCGACGTCGATATCGGGCCACTCTTCGCCACCCCCGACGAGGCGGCGCGGCAGGCGGTGGAGAACGACGTGCACATCGTCGGCGTCTCCTCGCTCGCGGCGGGCCACCTGACCCTCGTGCCGGAACTGAAGGCCGCCCTGAAGGCGGAAGGGCGCGACGACGTGATGATCGTGGTCGGCGGCGTCATCCCGCCGGGCGATTACGACGCGCTCTACGCCGCGGGCGCCTCGGCCATCTTCCCGCCGGGCACGGTGATCGCGGAGGCGGCGGTGAAGCTGCTAGGCGAACTCAACGATCGCCTCGGCTACGGCGAGCGTCAGGCGGCGGAGTAA
- a CDS encoding DUF817 domain-containing protein, with protein sequence MTTGRAAPSAARTWPFLAGFIAAERRLGERARAAGRVPAFVYEFLRFGVKQGWACLFGGLICALLIATHLFYPADAPLSRYDFLTLAAVLIQVALLALGMETWEEAKIIALYHIVGTVMEIFKTSVGSWIYPEASLLRIMGVPLFTGFMYASIGSYIARVWRLFDFRFTRHPPLIFTLPLAAAIYLNFFSHHYVADLRVLLFIATSVLFGGTIVHFKVWRVHRRMPLLLGFVLVSLFIWLAENIGTASRVWLYPNQAAGWSPVSAAKLGSWFLLMIVSYVLVTLVNRPQPAPGAVAAPERPAGSGAARPAA encoded by the coding sequence ATGACGACGGGGCGAGCGGCGCCGAGTGCGGCACGGACTTGGCCCTTCCTGGCGGGCTTCATCGCGGCCGAGCGACGGCTCGGCGAGCGTGCCCGCGCCGCGGGCCGGGTGCCCGCCTTCGTCTACGAGTTCCTGCGGTTCGGGGTGAAGCAGGGCTGGGCCTGCCTATTCGGCGGCCTGATCTGCGCCCTGCTGATCGCAACGCACCTGTTCTATCCGGCCGACGCACCGCTCTCGCGCTATGATTTTCTCACGCTGGCGGCGGTTCTGATCCAGGTCGCGCTGCTGGCCCTCGGCATGGAGACCTGGGAGGAGGCCAAGATCATCGCGCTCTATCACATCGTCGGAACGGTGATGGAGATCTTCAAGACCAGCGTCGGCTCGTGGATCTACCCGGAGGCGAGCCTGCTGCGGATCATGGGCGTGCCGCTCTTCACCGGCTTCATGTATGCCAGCATCGGCTCCTACATCGCCCGCGTCTGGCGCCTGTTCGACTTCCGCTTCACGCGTCATCCGCCGCTGATCTTCACGCTACCGCTGGCAGCTGCGATTTATCTTAACTTCTTCAGCCACCATTACGTGGCCGATCTGCGGGTCCTGCTGTTCATCGCAACCAGCGTGCTGTTCGGCGGCACGATCGTGCACTTCAAGGTCTGGCGGGTGCATCGCCGGATGCCGTTGCTGCTCGGCTTCGTTCTTGTATCGCTCTTCATCTGGCTCGCCGAGAATATCGGGACGGCGTCCCGCGTCTGGCTCTACCCGAACCAGGCGGCGGGTTGGTCGCCGGTCTCGGCGGCCAAGCTCGGCTCGTGGTTCCTGCTGATGATCGTGTCCTACGTGCTGGTCACGCTGGTGAACCGGCCGCAGCCGGCGCCCGGGGCCGTCGCGGCACCCGAGCGGCCCGCCGGTTCCGGTGCAGCGCGGCCCGCAGCCTGA
- a CDS encoding IS1182 family transposase, which translates to MGRFVVGAERDQTTLFPPCLEDWIAEDNPVRVVDAFVDALDLGALGFAGVDAARTGRPGYHPAALLKLYVYGYLNRVPSSRRLEREAGRNVEVMWLTGQLSPDHKTIAEFRRQNGPAIGRVCARFVGLCREMGLLTGTRVAIDGSKFKAVNNRDRNFTQGKLDRRRQQIEESVSRYLSQLDTADRQDPTPELAAKVVRLKEKIARLGQEMERLAGLEEQMKAAPDRQISLTDPDARSMATSGRGSGVVGYNVQVAVETEHHLIVAHAVTNAGSDRAQLRGMAVRAKQALETDTLDAVADRGYYSGEQILACERAGISVTLPRPMTSGAKAAGRFGKEDFLYRPQENAYLCPAGETLPHRCTTVENGLTLHRYWTNVCSACPMKAECTTGKERRVTRWEHEDVLETVQRRLDADPLAMRVRRETVEHPFGTLKARMGATHFLTKTLPRVSTEMALHVLAYNLTRVLNILGSRKLLAAIPT; encoded by the coding sequence ATGGGACGGTTTGTTGTCGGTGCCGAGCGTGATCAGACGACGCTGTTTCCGCCGTGTCTTGAAGACTGGATCGCCGAGGACAATCCGGTCCGCGTGGTCGATGCCTTCGTGGATGCGCTGGATCTTGGGGCGCTCGGCTTCGCGGGCGTCGATGCGGCACGGACGGGGCGACCGGGCTACCATCCGGCCGCTCTCCTGAAGCTCTACGTCTACGGATACCTCAACCGGGTCCCGTCGAGCCGGCGTCTGGAGCGTGAAGCGGGCCGCAACGTCGAGGTCATGTGGCTGACGGGTCAGCTGTCGCCCGATCACAAGACCATTGCTGAGTTCCGCCGTCAGAACGGACCGGCCATCGGGCGCGTCTGTGCCCGCTTCGTCGGTTTGTGCCGCGAGATGGGCCTGCTGACCGGCACACGCGTCGCGATCGACGGCTCGAAGTTCAAGGCGGTCAACAACCGCGACCGCAACTTCACGCAAGGCAAGCTCGACCGGCGCCGCCAGCAGATCGAGGAGAGCGTGTCGCGCTACCTCTCGCAGCTCGACACGGCCGATCGTCAGGATCCCACACCCGAACTGGCCGCCAAGGTGGTGCGGCTGAAGGAGAAGATCGCCCGCCTCGGGCAGGAGATGGAGCGGTTGGCCGGCCTGGAGGAGCAGATGAAGGCGGCGCCCGACCGGCAGATCTCGCTGACCGATCCCGACGCGCGATCGATGGCAACCAGCGGGCGCGGGTCGGGCGTGGTGGGCTACAACGTCCAGGTGGCGGTCGAGACCGAGCATCATCTGATCGTGGCGCACGCGGTGACCAATGCCGGCTCGGACCGGGCGCAGCTCCGTGGTATGGCAGTACGGGCCAAGCAGGCTCTGGAGACGGACACGCTCGATGCGGTGGCCGACCGGGGCTATTATTCCGGTGAACAGATTCTGGCTTGCGAACGCGCCGGCATCTCGGTCACGCTGCCCCGGCCGATGACCTCGGGCGCCAAGGCCGCCGGCCGCTTCGGCAAGGAGGATTTTCTCTATCGCCCTCAGGAGAATGCCTACCTGTGCCCGGCGGGCGAGACGCTGCCCCACCGATGCACCACGGTGGAGAACGGCCTGACGCTGCATCGGTACTGGACGAACGTGTGCTCGGCCTGCCCGATGAAGGCGGAATGCACGACGGGCAAGGAGCGCCGGGTGACACGTTGGGAGCACGAGGATGTGCTGGAGACGGTGCAGCGCCGATTGGACGCCGATCCGCTGGCCATGCGGGTCCGGCGTGAGACGGTCGAGCATCCTTTCGGTACGCTGAAGGCGCGGATGGGGGCCACGCACTTCCTCACCAAGACCCTGCCGCGCGTCTCGACCGAGATGGCGCTCCATGTCCTCGCCTACAATCTGACGCGGGTTCTCAACATCCTGGGAAGCCGGAAGCTCCTGGCGGCGATCCCCACCTGA
- a CDS encoding S1C family serine protease: MPDRFVRIALGVTLGLLIAFVAQPYILAFLYSADAPRSVTARGDLSAAEKTTVDLFARASPSVVHVFAQAAAQGRGLMEPDDEFGQGEQQQGSGTQTGTGFVWDAAGHVVTNNHVVEAATKGGGSISVRLASGEVVGARVVGTAPSYDLAVLQLGRVAKMPPPLAVGTSADLKVGQSAFAIGNPFGLDHTLTTGVISALQRRLPTQEGRELSGVIQTDAAINPGNSGGPLLDSAGRLIGVNTAIFSPSGASAGIGFAVPVDVVNRVVPDLIKNGRVRNPGIGIIAGQEATAARLGIDGVVVLRVLPGSPAAQAGLRGVDPRTGDIGDVIVGAGGRPVHRLSDLTAVVEEAGLDRPITLLVERDGRVRTVRLNTADVAQTRL, encoded by the coding sequence GTGCCGGATCGTTTTGTGCGGATTGCCTTGGGCGTGACCCTCGGATTGCTGATCGCCTTCGTGGCGCAGCCCTACATCCTCGCCTTCCTCTACTCGGCGGACGCACCGCGCTCCGTGACCGCCCGCGGCGACCTCTCGGCGGCGGAGAAGACGACCGTCGATCTGTTCGCCCGCGCCTCCCCCTCCGTCGTCCACGTCTTCGCCCAGGCCGCCGCGCAGGGCCGTGGCCTGATGGAGCCGGACGACGAGTTCGGACAAGGGGAGCAGCAGCAGGGCTCCGGCACGCAGACCGGCACCGGCTTCGTTTGGGACGCGGCCGGCCATGTCGTGACCAACAACCACGTGGTCGAGGCCGCGACCAAAGGCGGCGGTTCAATCTCCGTTCGGCTCGCCTCCGGGGAGGTCGTCGGCGCGCGGGTCGTCGGCACCGCGCCGAGCTACGATCTCGCCGTGCTCCAACTCGGCCGCGTGGCCAAGATGCCCCCACCGCTCGCCGTCGGCACCTCGGCCGACCTCAAGGTGGGGCAATCGGCCTTCGCCATCGGCAACCCGTTCGGCCTCGACCACACCCTGACGACCGGCGTCATCAGCGCGCTCCAGCGGCGCCTGCCGACGCAGGAGGGCCGCGAATTGTCCGGCGTCATCCAGACCGACGCGGCGATCAATCCCGGCAATTCCGGCGGGCCCCTGCTCGATTCCGCGGGACGCCTGATCGGCGTCAACACGGCGATCTTCTCTCCCTCCGGCGCCAGCGCCGGCATCGGCTTCGCGGTGCCGGTCGACGTGGTGAACCGGGTGGTGCCCGACCTCATCAAGAACGGCCGGGTGCGCAATCCCGGCATCGGCATTATCGCCGGCCAGGAAGCGACCGCTGCCCGGCTCGGCATCGACGGCGTCGTCGTGCTGCGGGTGCTGCCCGGCTCGCCCGCGGCCCAGGCGGGTTTGCGCGGCGTCGATCCCCGCACCGGCGACATCGGCGACGTCATCGTCGGCGCGGGCGGCCGCCCGGTCCACCGGCTGTCGGACCTCACGGCCGTGGTCGAGGAGGCTGGGCTCGATCGCCCGATCACCCTGCTGGTGGAGCGCGATGGCCGAGTGCGGACCGTCCGGCTGAATACGGCGGATGTGGCGCAGACTCGGTTATGA
- a CDS encoding J domain-containing protein, whose product MLLALGLLALIGFWWLGRRNGRLPFGLTPRLLAGYALLATAFVLSLRGSFIPALLLGAGGIWLTEGEAGVIRRVRAWRGHPEPQLVRTASLELALRSDGAPLDGTLFVGPFAGRPLSAVPTEALIELTILLRPHDPEGTRLLEAYLDRRQSGWRVDADSDGYPRPGGAAKPGTMTEEEAYQVLGLERGASLEEVRTAHRTLMKRLHPDQGGSVERAARVNAARDRLVNRHR is encoded by the coding sequence ATGCTTCTCGCCCTCGGCCTTCTGGCGCTCATCGGATTCTGGTGGCTCGGCCGCCGCAACGGGCGCCTGCCCTTCGGCCTGACACCCCGGCTGCTCGCCGGCTACGCGCTTCTGGCGACGGCCTTCGTGCTGTCGCTGCGCGGCAGCTTCATCCCGGCCCTGCTGCTCGGCGCCGGAGGGATCTGGCTCACGGAGGGCGAGGCGGGCGTGATCCGCCGCGTCCGCGCGTGGCGCGGGCATCCGGAGCCGCAGCTGGTGCGCACCGCCTCCCTCGAGCTTGCGCTGCGCTCCGACGGCGCCCCGCTCGACGGGACCCTCTTCGTCGGGCCCTTTGCCGGGCGCCCCCTGTCGGCGGTGCCGACGGAGGCGCTGATTGAATTGACGATCCTTCTGCGCCCCCACGATCCCGAGGGCACGCGCCTGTTAGAGGCGTATCTCGACCGCCGGCAGTCCGGCTGGCGTGTAGACGCTGATAGCGATGGATACCCGCGGCCGGGCGGCGCGGCGAAGCCAGGGACGATGACGGAGGAGGAGGCTTATCAGGTCCTGGGGCTTGAGCGCGGGGCGTCCCTGGAGGAGGTCCGCACGGCTCATCGGACGCTGATGAAGCGGCTGCATCCCGACCAGGGCGGCAGCGTCGAGCGGGCGGCGCGCGTGAACGCGGCGCGTGACAGGCTGGTGAACCGACATCGCTAG
- a CDS encoding serine hydrolase, which yields MRRVEGRPATGSRAVAVLLLATSFLVAVADPAEAKRRGHARKAVSGYNPPYAAMVVDVKSGRTLHAVNEDALRHPASITKVMTLYMLFEQLEKGRYDLDSPLTISANAAAQAPSKLGLRPGSTVTVEEAIKALVTKSANDVACAIGENIAGSEPRFAEMMTRKAKALGMSRTHYANASGLPDPDQITTAQDLTILARAIQDRFPRYYRYFQTRSFAFRGRTIGNHNRLLGNVEGVDGIKTGYTRDSGFNLMTAAKLGDRQIVAIVLGGKSGASRDRIMADLVRANLPRAYAGARQTSPVVEVAERGRPAVIAEAESRTRTVLASADDDAVETTSSTSNAPLDIRPATTTPGSRRAGLQALPNAAQAYAGSASQAPFPSTGGKSTARLPAVEGVASRAEGPPKDARSDGAKAVTPTPWVIQLGAMDDEDKAKSILADARSRTGMLSKAAPYTVRVSHGGTTLFRARFSGFAEQGAAQDACTALKKNGFNCFATRS from the coding sequence ATGCGTCGCGTAGAAGGCCGGCCCGCCACGGGGTCCCGCGCTGTCGCCGTGCTGCTCCTGGCGACGAGTTTTCTCGTCGCGGTGGCCGATCCCGCCGAGGCCAAGCGCCGAGGCCACGCACGCAAGGCGGTGAGCGGCTACAACCCGCCCTACGCCGCCATGGTCGTCGACGTGAAGTCGGGCCGGACCCTGCACGCGGTGAACGAGGACGCGCTGCGCCATCCGGCCTCGATCACCAAGGTGATGACGCTCTACATGCTGTTCGAGCAGCTGGAGAAGGGCCGCTACGACCTCGACTCGCCGCTGACCATCTCGGCCAATGCCGCCGCCCAGGCCCCCTCGAAGCTCGGCCTGCGGCCCGGTTCGACCGTCACCGTCGAGGAAGCGATCAAGGCGCTGGTGACGAAATCGGCCAACGACGTGGCCTGTGCCATCGGCGAGAACATCGCCGGCTCCGAGCCGCGGTTCGCCGAGATGATGACTCGCAAGGCCAAGGCGCTCGGCATGAGCCGCACCCACTACGCCAACGCCTCCGGCCTGCCCGATCCGGACCAGATCACCACCGCCCAGGATCTGACCATCCTGGCCCGCGCGATCCAGGACCGGTTCCCGCGCTACTACCGCTACTTCCAGACCCGCTCCTTCGCCTTCCGCGGCCGGACCATCGGCAATCACAACCGCCTGCTCGGCAATGTCGAGGGCGTGGACGGCATCAAGACCGGCTACACCCGCGATTCCGGCTTCAACCTGATGACGGCGGCCAAACTCGGTGACCGGCAGATCGTGGCGATCGTTCTCGGCGGAAAGTCCGGCGCGAGCCGCGACCGGATCATGGCCGACCTCGTGCGCGCCAACCTGCCGCGCGCCTATGCCGGCGCCCGCCAGACGTCACCGGTCGTCGAAGTGGCCGAGCGCGGCCGTCCGGCGGTCATCGCCGAGGCGGAGTCCCGTACCCGCACCGTGCTTGCCTCGGCGGACGACGACGCGGTCGAGACTACGAGTTCCACCAGCAACGCTCCGCTCGACATCCGTCCGGCCACGACCACGCCGGGGTCGCGCCGCGCCGGCCTCCAGGCGCTGCCGAACGCCGCCCAGGCCTATGCCGGGTCGGCGAGCCAGGCACCGTTCCCGAGCACGGGCGGCAAATCGACCGCCCGCCTGCCCGCCGTCGAGGGCGTCGCGTCCCGCGCCGAGGGACCGCCGAAGGATGCCCGCAGCGACGGCGCCAAGGCGGTCACGCCGACGCCGTGGGTGATCCAGCTCGGCGCCATGGATGACGAGGACAAGGCGAAGTCGATCCTCGCCGACGCCCGCAGCCGCACCGGCATGCTGTCCAAGGCCGCGCCCTACACGGTGCGCGTGTCTCACGGCGGTACCACGCTCTTCCGCGCCCGCTTCTCGGGCTTCGCCGAGCAGGGCGCCGCGCAGGATGCCTGCACCGCGCTCAAGAAGAACGGCTTCAACTGCTTCGCCACCCGCAGCTGA